From one Solanum stenotomum isolate F172 chromosome 12, ASM1918654v1, whole genome shotgun sequence genomic stretch:
- the LOC125847652 gene encoding uncharacterized protein LOC125847652 encodes MLQSLYKCQRNLCTKIRTTSLFVQFVSTSCGSNIPTDESTLINLYHRKSHGLSKENIISEAEPLQLDTAQCSKVSAFIEFFQNHGFSATQTKKLIRLRPKLLVSKVDKTLKPKFKFLQSIGFTEDERNKIICGNPNILMSSIEKQLTPCFDSLKMFMGSEMQAMAAIKRSPQIFNYKISSGLKQTLQVLHQLGIPDSQVPEFISKVPIILTINPEKMNKVGLRLKELGFDVTSPAFRAAFSAMSVLNDSKMERKLENYRSMGFSDGEILNIFRLQPTCMFYSEDNIRAIVAFYVNKLHLSLSHLSQRPSFLLRSLKKRVIPRCSVMQVLWSRGVISKVGKLSSILMISEKDFLRKCVTKYEAQVPELLAAYRGELVFNDYTFHLSEIHQISMSKGSSSEAR; translated from the coding sequence ATGCTTCAATCTCTCTATAAATGTCAAAGAAACTTGTGTACAAAGATCAGGACAACCAGCCTTTTCGTGCAGTTTGTGTCAACTAGCTGTGGCAGCAACATCCCAACTGATGAGAGCACACTCATTAATTTGTATCACAGAAAGTCACATGGTTTATCAAAAGAAAACATCATTAGTGAAGCAGAACCACTCCAATTAGATACTGCTCAATGTTCAAAAGTTTCAGCTTTTATTGAGTTCTTCCAAAACCATGGGTTTTCTGCAACCCAAACGAAGAAACTAATTAGACTACGCCCTAAATTACTAGTATCGAAGGTGGACAAAACCCTAAAGCCCAAGTTCAAGTTTTTGCAATCAATTGGCTTTACTGAAGATGAACGCAATAAGATTATCTGTGGTAACCCCAACATACTCATGAGTAGCATAGAGAAACAACTGACTCCATGCTTTGATTCCCTAAAGATGTTCATGGGTAGTGAAATGCAAGCAATGGCTGCCATCAAACGAAGTCCACAGATCTTTAATTATAAGATCTCTAGTGGTTTGAAGCAGACTCTACAGGTATTGCACCAACTTGGTATTCCTGATTCTCAAGTTCCAGAGTTTATTTCAAAAGTTCCCATTATCTTGACTATAAATCCCGAAAAGATGAATAAGGTTGGCTTGAGACTTAAGGAATTGGGGTTTGATGTTACATCTCCAGCATTTAGGGCGGCTTTTAGCGCAATGTCTGTACTTAATGATTCCAAAATGGAAAGGAAACTGGAAAACTACCGAAGTATGGGCTTTTCAGATGGCGAGATCCTTAATATTTTCAGATTGCAGCCAACTTGCATGTTTTATTCTGAGGATAATATCAGGGCAATTGTGGCATTCTATGTTAATAAACTCCATTTGAGCCTATCACACTTGTCACAAAGACCATCCTTTCTATTGCGTAGCCTGAAGAAGAGGGTTATTCCTAGGTGTTCTGTTATGCAAGTTTTGTGGTCAAGAGGCGTTATTTCAAAAGTTGGCAAGCTATCCTCAATTCTAATGATCAGTGAAAAGGACTTCTTACGGAAGTGTGTTACTAAATATGAAGCACAAGTTCCTGAACTGCTAGCTGCCTACCGTGGTGAACTTGTGTTCAACGACTACACTTTTCATTTGAGTGAAATTCATCAGATTTCAATGTCAAAGGGATCATCTTCTGAAGCTAGGTAG
- the LOC125847644 gene encoding probable pectinesterase/pectinesterase inhibitor 46 gives MDYLDVNNQESVAARKKSIKRITIIAISSIVFVGCVVAAIVGITTSKNNEKSNTQTNSFSAAIKAVCDITLYPQSCYNSLGPLATSNNLKVEDIYKLSVQVSVDELSRASDEFFNSTELKNISDPMTIKALESCHDLLSLALDSLNDSLSIPNKSLLEAFTDLKTTLSAAGTYQQTCIDGFGNITSIAKHNLKNSGEYTSNSLAIIDNIDESVQNSMDSINSLGRIGRRRRLLMDFDGDFPRWMSSKDRKLLQSSKGEVLNVDVVVASDGTGHFTNIFEALDVVPEKSDKRFVIYVKKGVYVENVRVEKNKWNVMMIGDGMDATIVSGSLNFIDGTPTFETATFAVFGKGFIARDMGFRNTAGAAKHQAVALLSTADLSVFYHCKFDAYQDTLYTHSNRQFYRECNIYGTVDFIFGNSAVVFQNCNILPKIPMPGQQNTITAQGKIDPNQNTGISIHNCTVWPSANLTGVSTFLGRPWKNYSTTVFMYTTINSFIDPKGWLPWVGTTAPDTIYYAEYRNFGAGAVTKNRVNWKGLKLNITSKDASKFSVTQLIQGDKWLPSTGVAFKKDI, from the exons ATGGATTATCTTGATGTAAATAATCAAGAAAGTGTAGCTGCtagaaaaaaatcaatcaagagGATCACTATTATTGCAATTTCCTCTATAGtatttgttggttgtgttgtagCTGCTATTGTTGGAATAACAACTagcaaaaacaatgaaaaatcaaacactCAAACCAATTCTTTTTCAGCAGCTATTAAGGCTGTTTGTGACATAACATTGTACCCTCAATCATGTTACAACAGCCTTGGTCCTCTAGCCACATCAAACAACCTTAAAGTTGAAGATATTTACAAATTATCAGTACAAGTTTCTGTGGATGAATTGTCAAGAGCATCGGATGAGTTCTTCAATTCGACAGAATTGAAGAACATTTCCGATCCTATGACTATTAAGGCCTTAGAGAGTTGTCATGATCTTCTATCACTTGCTTTGGATAGTCTGAATGACTCACTTTCTATACCAAACAAGTCGTTGCTCGAGGCTTTTACTGACCTCAAGACAACGTTGAGTGCAGCTGGAACTTATCAGCAAACATGTATCGATGGTTTTGGAAATATAACTAGTATTGCTAAACATAACCTTAAGAATTCGGGGGAGTATACGAGTAATAGCTTGGCTATTATTGATAACATTGATGAATCAGTTCAGAATTCAATGGACTCAATCAATTCCTTAGGTAGAATTGGAAGAAGACGTCGTCTTCTGATGGATTTTGATGGAGATTTTCCAAGGTGGATGAGTTCAAAAGATAGGAAATTGCTTCAATCTTCAAAAGGGGAAGTTTTGAATGTGGATGTTGTGGTGGCTAGTGATGGGACTGGGCATTTTACCAATATTTTTGAGGCTCTTGATGTTGTGCCTGAGAAGAGTGATAAGAGGTTTGTGATATATGTGAAGAAGGGTGTTTATGTTGAGAATGTTAGGGTTGAGAAGAATAAATGGAATGTTATGATGATTGGTGATGGCATGGATGCAACTATTGTTTCTGGCTCTCTTAACTTTATAGATGGCACTCCCACTTTCGAAACTGCAACTTTTG CTGTGTTTGGCAAGGGATTTATCGCTCGTGACATGGGGTTCCGCAACACAGCAGGTGCAGCCAAGCATCAAGCAGTGGCTCTACTGTCAACTGCTGATCTCTCTGTTTTTTACCACTGCAAATTTGACGCGTACCAAGACACACTCTACACACACTCCAATCGCCAATTCTACAGAGAATGCAATATCTATGGCACAGTAGACTTCATATTTGGTAACTCAGCAGTTGTTTTCCAGAACTGCAACATACTGCCCAAGATACCTATGCCTGGCCAACAGAACACCATCACAGCTCAAGGCAAAATTGACCCTAATCAGAACACAGGCATTTCTATTCATAATTGCACTGTTTGGCCCTCAGCTAACCTTACTGGAGTGAGTACCTTCTTGGGTAGGCCATGGAAGAACTATTCCACAACCGTTTTCATGTATACGACAATAAATAGCTTTATTGATCCTAAAGGATGGTTACCTTGGGTGGGTACAACAGCACCAGATACTATTTACTATGCTGAATATAGAAACTTTGGCGCTGGGGCTGTCACAAAAAATAGAGTCAACTGGAAAGGATTGAAATTGAATATTACTAGTAAAGATGCTAGCAAGTTTTCAGTTACACAGTTGATTCAGGGGGACAAATGGCTCCCTTCAACTGGAGTCGCCTTCAAGAAGGATATCTGA
- the LOC125847667 gene encoding 40S ribosomal protein S15, translated as MAEVEADVATGQPRKRTFKKFSYRGVDLDSLLDMSTDELVKLFPARPRRRFQRGLKRKPMALIKKLRKAKREAPPGEKPEVVRTHLRNMIIVPEMIGSVIGIYNGKTFNQIEVKPEMISHYLAEFSISYKPVKHGRPGIGATHSSRFIPLK; from the exons ATG GCGGAAGTTGAAGCTGATGTTGCTACCGGACAGCCAAGGAAGAGAACGTTCAAGAAGTTCAGCTACAGAGGAGTAGATCTGGATTCTCTTCTTGACATGTCTACTGATGAGCTTGTTAAGCTTTTCCCTGCTCGTCCTCGCAGAAG GTTCCAGAGGGGTTTGAAGAGGAAGCCTATGGCTTTGATCAAGAAGCTGCGCAAGGCT AAACGTGAGGCCCCACCTGGTGAGAAGCCGGAGGTTGTGAGAACACATTTGAGGAACATGATCATTGTTCCTGAGATGATTGGAAGTGTTATTGGAATCTACAATGGAAAAACTTTCAATCAAATTGAGGTCAAGCCTGAGATGATTAGTCACTACTTAGCTGAGTTCTCCATCTCATACAAGCCTGTCAAGCACGGTAGGCCCGGTATTGGTGCTACTCACTCTTCAAGGTTTATTCCATTGAAGTGA